In Spirochaeta cellobiosiphila DSM 17781, one DNA window encodes the following:
- a CDS encoding N-acetylmuramoyl-L-alanine amidase, whose translation MRKLKNLSEYVNGSVEYMQLSNLINRSKQFQKEEMYLGKVDKSEKTAICLHFTAGHFNGADSTTCDTSPNRAIDDHNAVNYWIYRDGTIVEYMEPEYWAHHSSECRHNPNIE comes from the coding sequence ATGAGAAAATTAAAGAATCTATCTGAGTATGTAAATGGGTCTGTAGAGTATATGCAACTTTCTAACTTAATAAATAGAAGTAAGCAATTCCAAAAAGAAGAAATGTATCTAGGCAAAGTAGATAAATCAGAAAAGACGGCTATATGCCTTCACTTCACAGCTGGACATTTTAACGGAGCTGATTCAACCACATGTGATACAAGCCCAAATAGAGCCATAGATGATCATAATGCCGTTAACTATTGGATTTATAGAGATGGAACAATTGTTGAATATATGGAACCTGAATACTGGGCACATCATTCTAGTGAATGTAGACATAATCCTAATATAGAATAA